Proteins from one Nicotiana tabacum cultivar K326 chromosome 23, ASM71507v2, whole genome shotgun sequence genomic window:
- the LOC107783425 gene encoding casein kinase II subunit beta-1 isoform X1, with protein MYRDRGGGGGPLDRKRIINVALDKQLEKSSAAPTSRALKEKAVPSTSAGKWHHRNINQHMDTLSSSTLTTKNKCSDEESESDSEESDVSGSDGDDTSWITWFCNLRGNEFFCEVDDDYIQDDFNLCGLSSQVPYYDFALDLILDVESSHGDMFTEEQNELVESAAEMLYGLIHVRYILTSKGMAAMLEKYKNYDFGRCPRVYCSGQPCLPVGQSDIPRSSTVKIYCPKCEDIYYPRSKYQGNIDGAYFGTTFPHLFLMTYGHFKPQKQMQSYVPRVFGFKLHKT; from the exons ATGTATAGAGATCGAGGAGGCGGTGGAGGACCGTTGGATCGGAAGCGAATAATCAACGTTGCATTAGATAAGCAATTGGAGAAATCTTCAGCGGCACCTACATCCAGAGCGTTGAAGGAGAAAGCTGTTCCGTCCACGTCAGCTGGAAAATGGCATCATCGTAATATTAATCAGCATATGGATACTCTTTCTTCTTCTACTCTCACCACCAAAAACAAGTGCTCTGATG AGGAATCTGAATCAGACAGTGAAGAGTCTGATGTTAGTGGTTCTGATGGAGATGACACATCATGGATTACTTGGTTTTGTAACCTGCGTGGGAATGAGTTCTTCTGCGAGGTTGATGACGACTACATTCAAGATGATTTTAACCTCTGTGGATTGAGTAGTCAAGTTCCATACTATGACTTTGCACTTGATCTAATCCTTGATGTTGAATCCTCTCATG GTGATATGTTCACTGAAGAGCAGAATGAATTGGTTGAATCAGCAGCAGAGATGCTGTATGGCTTGATCCACGTCCGATATATTTTGACCAGCAAGGGAATGGCTGCAATG TTGGAGAAGTACAAGAACTACGACTTTGGTAGATGCCCACGAGTTTATTGCAGTGGACAGCCTTGTCTTCCAGTTGGTCAGTCTGATATTCCACGCTCAAGTACTGTAAAAATTTATTGTCCAAAATGTGAAGATATCTACTATCCACGATCAAAATACCAAGGCA ATATTGACGGAGCTTACTTTGGGACAACATTTCCTCACCTCTTTTTGATGACTTATGGACACTTCAAGCCGCAAAAGCAAATGCAGAGTTATGTTCCCAGGGTATTCGGTTTTAAACTCCACAAGACTTGA
- the LOC107783425 gene encoding casein kinase II subunit beta-1 isoform X2, protein MYRDRGGGGGPLDRKRIINVALDKQLEKSSAAPTSRALKEKAVPSTSAGKWHHRNINQHMDTLSSSTLTTKNKCSDEESESDSEESDVSGSDGDDTSWITWFCNLRGNEFFCEVDDDYIQDDFNLCGLSSQVPYYDFALDLILDVESSHGDMFTEEQNELVESAAEMLYGLIHVRYILTSKGMAAMLEKYKNYDFGRCPRVYCSGQPCLPVGQSDIPRSSTVKIYCPKCEDIYYPRSKYQGILLILGSDFFNWARY, encoded by the exons ATGTATAGAGATCGAGGAGGCGGTGGAGGACCGTTGGATCGGAAGCGAATAATCAACGTTGCATTAGATAAGCAATTGGAGAAATCTTCAGCGGCACCTACATCCAGAGCGTTGAAGGAGAAAGCTGTTCCGTCCACGTCAGCTGGAAAATGGCATCATCGTAATATTAATCAGCATATGGATACTCTTTCTTCTTCTACTCTCACCACCAAAAACAAGTGCTCTGATG AGGAATCTGAATCAGACAGTGAAGAGTCTGATGTTAGTGGTTCTGATGGAGATGACACATCATGGATTACTTGGTTTTGTAACCTGCGTGGGAATGAGTTCTTCTGCGAGGTTGATGACGACTACATTCAAGATGATTTTAACCTCTGTGGATTGAGTAGTCAAGTTCCATACTATGACTTTGCACTTGATCTAATCCTTGATGTTGAATCCTCTCATG GTGATATGTTCACTGAAGAGCAGAATGAATTGGTTGAATCAGCAGCAGAGATGCTGTATGGCTTGATCCACGTCCGATATATTTTGACCAGCAAGGGAATGGCTGCAATG TTGGAGAAGTACAAGAACTACGACTTTGGTAGATGCCCACGAGTTTATTGCAGTGGACAGCCTTGTCTTCCAGTTGGTCAGTCTGATATTCCACGCTCAAGTACTGTAAAAATTTATTGTCCAAAATGTGAAGATATCTACTATCCACGATCAAAATACCAAGGCA TATTACTCATCCTTGGATCTGATTTCTTTAACTGGGCAAGATATTGA